In Stieleria varia, one genomic interval encodes:
- a CDS encoding glycosyltransferase yields MKVFLFVCIVLVAWPYLGYPVWLWLLSRILGEKNEAINASENLPTVTLIISAFNEGPVIRQKLENLLELDYPTHLLDVMVISDASDDGTDDIVREFSNLGVSLYRQQARQGKSAGLSAFAPLAKGDYLLFSDANAIFDPSAVSKLIRHFSDSNIGYVVGQQKYVTEDGNDVGESEGLYWRYETWIKRHESLVDSVVGGDGAIYAIRKELFSPLRYDDINDFVNPLQIISKGYRGVYEPDAVCYERAAGSYEGEYRRKVRIVNRSIRALWRVPVVMNPFRHGLFSFHVISHKLLRWFAVFFMLGAFACNLLLVVQSPEVFVRILMASQVLIYTLAAVGLIPAMRKWRVVSVPFYFCLANLAAGCGVLAYFIGKRYVTWTPDRGEAVSRPSLRSGWLLWLSYAVVMCMLASVFFRPLECIVSSGAILFFAYVIYPLLMWCWPKRVRDTLHQELPTLAVLIPAHNEIDSIDTKIENTLALNYPTELLSIYVVDDASDDGTTTALHRWQDRVHTLSSAARSGKSAAIARAVKQIDSEVILLTDANVLVDEHAAKRLVQVLSQQGVGCATGNVVLHSEFDAMKSEGRYQSVEVRLQALESGAGSAVSVDGGLYAIRRESLVCPPANTILDDFAISAHLINRGAAIAVVTDAFAHEASCSNLSQDFKRRIRLGEGISQTLRLGVFPSPKFPMIFFQFMSHKWLRWMSPFVILAIVLSLLQMAIDYQMTSEFALGVAALLAVAVAGAMLPGVRKFAPFSIFSYLLVVILGMALGMLKGIVLKPSPTWQHAHRSTMADPAKLNASQSL; encoded by the coding sequence ATGAAAGTATTTCTTTTTGTCTGCATCGTCTTGGTTGCATGGCCATATCTGGGTTATCCCGTATGGCTGTGGCTTTTGAGTCGAATTTTAGGAGAGAAGAACGAAGCTATTAACGCATCGGAAAATCTTCCTACCGTAACACTGATTATCAGCGCGTTTAATGAGGGACCGGTTATCCGACAGAAACTTGAGAACCTGTTGGAGCTGGATTATCCGACTCATCTCTTGGATGTCATGGTGATTTCAGATGCCTCCGACGATGGCACCGACGACATTGTCAGAGAGTTTTCCAATCTTGGTGTCTCACTTTATCGTCAGCAGGCTCGGCAAGGGAAATCGGCAGGGCTTTCCGCGTTTGCGCCGTTGGCGAAAGGAGATTACTTGCTCTTCAGCGATGCCAACGCAATCTTTGATCCGTCGGCAGTTTCCAAATTAATACGCCATTTCTCGGATTCTAATATTGGCTACGTCGTTGGTCAGCAAAAGTACGTGACGGAGGATGGAAACGACGTCGGAGAGTCAGAGGGCCTTTATTGGCGGTACGAAACTTGGATCAAGCGACATGAATCTCTGGTAGATTCAGTAGTCGGTGGCGATGGTGCAATCTACGCAATCCGGAAGGAGCTATTTTCCCCGCTACGATATGACGACATCAACGATTTTGTAAATCCGTTGCAGATCATCTCCAAAGGATACCGCGGCGTCTACGAGCCGGACGCAGTTTGCTACGAGCGGGCGGCGGGATCATACGAAGGCGAGTACCGAAGAAAGGTCCGGATCGTCAATCGCAGTATTCGGGCGTTGTGGCGAGTTCCGGTCGTCATGAATCCTTTTCGACACGGACTGTTCTCGTTTCACGTCATCAGCCATAAGCTGCTTCGTTGGTTTGCTGTCTTCTTTATGCTTGGGGCTTTTGCCTGCAATCTGTTGTTGGTGGTGCAGTCTCCGGAAGTTTTCGTCCGCATCCTGATGGCTAGTCAAGTCCTGATTTACACATTGGCGGCAGTAGGACTCATACCCGCTATGCGTAAGTGGAGAGTTGTGTCGGTACCGTTCTACTTCTGCTTAGCGAATCTAGCAGCAGGCTGCGGCGTGCTTGCCTATTTCATCGGTAAGCGATATGTGACGTGGACGCCTGATCGCGGCGAGGCAGTGTCGCGACCAAGTTTGCGTTCGGGATGGCTGTTGTGGCTCAGTTACGCGGTTGTCATGTGCATGCTGGCAAGTGTTTTTTTTCGCCCCCTGGAATGCATCGTTTCCAGCGGGGCCATTTTGTTTTTTGCCTACGTGATCTATCCGCTCCTGATGTGGTGCTGGCCCAAACGAGTTCGAGACACTCTTCATCAAGAGTTGCCCACGCTTGCAGTTTTGATCCCCGCCCACAATGAAATCGACTCGATCGATACAAAGATCGAGAACACACTAGCTCTGAATTATCCCACCGAGCTGCTTTCCATCTATGTCGTCGACGATGCCAGCGACGACGGCACAACTACCGCCCTGCATCGATGGCAAGATCGAGTCCATACTTTGAGTTCGGCTGCGCGTTCTGGCAAATCAGCTGCGATAGCGCGGGCGGTCAAACAAATCGACTCGGAGGTCATCTTGTTAACAGATGCCAACGTGCTTGTAGATGAGCACGCTGCGAAACGACTGGTGCAGGTGCTTTCTCAGCAGGGTGTCGGCTGCGCGACTGGGAATGTCGTCTTGCACAGCGAATTCGATGCCATGAAGAGTGAAGGTCGGTATCAGTCTGTTGAGGTTCGGCTGCAGGCATTGGAATCCGGCGCAGGTTCAGCGGTTTCTGTTGACGGAGGCTTGTACGCGATCAGACGAGAGAGCCTTGTGTGTCCTCCGGCAAACACAATCTTGGATGACTTTGCCATTTCCGCGCACCTAATCAACCGAGGTGCGGCCATCGCAGTAGTTACCGACGCGTTTGCACATGAAGCTTCTTGCTCAAATCTGAGTCAGGATTTCAAGCGTCGCATTCGACTTGGAGAAGGAATCAGCCAGACCCTAAGACTCGGAGTATTTCCGTCGCCAAAGTTTCCCATGATTTTTTTTCAGTTTATGTCGCACAAATGGCTGCGATGGATGTCGCCGTTCGTGATCTTGGCAATCGTGCTTTCGTTGTTGCAGATGGCGATCGATTACCAAATGACAAGTGAATTTGCATTAGGAGTAGCGGCATTGCTCGCTGTTGCGGTTGCAGGCGCCATGCTGCCAGGAGTGCGCAAGTTTGCGCCGTTCAGCATTTTCAGCTACTTACTGGTCGTTATTTTGGGGATGGCATTGGGTATGCTCAAAGGGATCGTTCTCAAACCATCGCCGACGTGGCAACACGCCCATCGGTCGACGATGGCCGACCCTGCCAAGCTCAACGCGTCCCAGAGCCTGTAG
- a CDS encoding glycosyltransferase: protein MRVSVVIPTLNEAEYLPQCLRSLSEHGGDAVTEIFVVDAGSSDDTVAIAEAANATVLKKEKDTIAGQRNLGAAIATGDLLAFLDADCTINPGWAENAVRHFADPHVVSAGAPPDIPDNNTTWVQQAWSFLKRKSQPRQMDVSWLASANVWVRKSSFDQIGGFDANLETCEDADLGFRLNRLGRTISDPGISVQHHREPRTLTHFYKKEVWHGKHSYDGLLKGRLTLAEIPSLVTPFLFVGSFVLMVVGILTTGPWGHWILLTGIAGLFAAPVAYTLRAVLKKGQWLRSPQYLLVYFVYFAARADALVRACWRLIVSPFQSKTAKNHAT, encoded by the coding sequence ATGAGAGTTTCTGTTGTCATTCCGACGCTGAATGAAGCTGAATATCTTCCTCAGTGCCTGCGATCGCTCAGCGAGCACGGTGGCGACGCGGTGACGGAGATCTTTGTGGTCGATGCTGGTTCGTCGGATGATACGGTTGCTATCGCCGAAGCAGCCAACGCAACCGTGCTGAAAAAGGAAAAAGACACCATTGCGGGACAAAGGAACCTCGGAGCCGCGATAGCGACAGGGGATTTGCTCGCATTCCTAGACGCAGATTGCACGATCAATCCAGGATGGGCGGAGAATGCGGTCCGCCATTTTGCGGACCCCCACGTCGTTTCCGCCGGAGCTCCTCCAGACATTCCAGATAACAATACGACTTGGGTTCAGCAAGCGTGGAGTTTCTTAAAGCGAAAATCTCAGCCGCGTCAAATGGACGTGAGTTGGTTGGCCTCTGCCAATGTCTGGGTTCGCAAATCAAGCTTCGATCAAATTGGCGGATTTGACGCGAATCTTGAAACCTGCGAGGACGCTGATCTTGGCTTTCGTTTGAACCGTTTGGGACGCACGATTTCCGATCCGGGCATTTCCGTGCAGCATCATCGTGAGCCGCGAACACTCACGCATTTCTATAAGAAGGAAGTTTGGCACGGAAAACACAGCTACGACGGTTTGCTAAAAGGCAGGTTGACTCTTGCGGAAATCCCAAGCCTGGTAACACCGTTTTTGTTTGTGGGATCCTTCGTATTGATGGTTGTCGGGATTTTGACAACTGGCCCTTGGGGTCATTGGATCTTGCTCACTGGCATCGCGGGACTTTTTGCTGCGCCAGTTGCGTACACATTGCGCGCGGTCCTCAAGAAGGGACAGTGGTTGAGATCGCCACAATATTTGCTTGTCTATTTTGTCTATTTTGCTGCGCGTGCCGATGCACTTGTACGAGCCTGCTGGCGATTGATAGTCTCGCCGTTTCAGTCAAAAACCGCAAAGAATCACGCAACATAG